Part of the Ammospiza nelsoni isolate bAmmNel1 chromosome 6, bAmmNel1.pri, whole genome shotgun sequence genome is shown below.
ATCCTCCCATCAACTTGATGGGAGAAAAGCCAACATCCATACTACCTTATTTCTTTAAGGGAAATAAATTTCATgtaaaaattgcttttgaaaACACCATTAATATTCCTAATGACCCAACAAATCACACAGAGACTCTACAACCATCAGAACAATGGATTCTATCTTCTTCCCAAACATCAATACATGAAAATCAAACAGTTTAGATCCCTGCTTCCTAGAACAAACATTTGCTATAACAGACACTCAATATTTTTTAACTATTGTTCTCTTCCAGGGGTGGCTATTGACAATCTGCTCTCCACGTTATTGCTGAGAAAGTGATTAGGTGCTGGACTAACAATAAAGCTCCTTTTCCACTTGAAATTTACATATAGGAAGTAGATAAATTAAGGTCATACCACTAGTCTGAAAATCTTGAAAAGAATGATGGGGAAACAAAATATTACATTCAGCATATTaaacaatgaattttttttattgatagACCAATTGATATTGattcaaataaaaaaccatTTCAGGTATTTTGTTACATATCCAGCACATTACAGAACCATAGtgtaagatttttaaaacatcagcacaaattttaaaagagataattAACAATGTCAGCCATGGTTTTGtagtaaaaattttaaaaatctctgatCTGAATGAATGCATGATAGGCTCCATCATTTTCACATATGAGATAAAATACAGCCTcgttaaaaaaaccacaacgTAAACCAACCAAAGCAGCTTCCCATGAAAAGCAACCTTTTTCTACAAATAACAGCAACTCCATGTGCAAGACAAGTAACATcagttttaaaatgctgcttttctctgttttaatcagtcttcattttatttACATTAAGAACTCTCCTGCACATGCTCTTCgttaaaaaccaaacagacaAGGCCTCCCTCAAACCACACCCACAGAAACTAAGAATACAAAAATCTGCCTTTGAAGAATATTGTTTAAAATTCCATAAAAGCATCAAACAAATCATATGCAGAACTCCCCCATGATCTCCCTTACAGCTGAAACCTCGAAAGTTCCCTTTACTCCAGAACCTTCCTATGGCTTCACCGCTCTGTTGAGCAATGAGTTACCAAAGCTACGCTGGCTGTCCAGCCAggcctcctcctccagctcatgccctccctgcagcaagGAACTCATGAGCAAACAGCAGCTTCTGTCCCTCTGGGAGCACATCCCTACTGCTGGACAAAACTGTGACAGAAGAACCTGCTCAACAATCACAGGCTTCCCCACCAGAATAATATGAAACTGGTTTCGAAACAGAGAGATAGTAAAATACCACTGAAAATTAGTTGTATTACATGCTTACATAGTAATTTCTctaaaaggaaacattttagcAATAAAAAGTTAATTTGTACTGTGATAAGCTAGGCCATGTAAGAAAAGAGTACATTTTGTTAAACTGGTTTCAAAGCCACACTGAAGGTCACTGAAGCAGAGGCCATCACGGCTGAAATCCAACACTCACCCTCTGAACAGCAGCTACTTAACATCACAACACTTACCAAATTTTGAAACCCAAACCTGCTCCCCAGGTTTTATGGATTTCAGAACagcaattttttaaaggaaagtaCACAGCTATTTTACTTGACTTCTTAAGGAAACCAATCCCACATAACAAAACAAAGTAACAGAACTAGTAGTAAGATTAACACAACAAAGTTGAAGAGACACTGGCAAAGTGCAAGGACAAATCCAATTACAATTTGAACAGCATTAGAACAGAAATAGGTCATATTTGCGAATCTGGATAAATcacagcatttcacagcagcatttGTTCTCCAAAACAGGAGGCACACAGAAGCACACTATATAAACTGCGATTTCTCCAGCGGctctccccctccctgctcatTACACAGGCACAGCCAAGCCAGGCTGGGTGACGAGACGGCTCTGAGAGCATACGGGCAGCCCTGCCCGCCCCTGCTTATCCTCGGACTCATTTCTCTGCCATGCGAGCTGCAGCCCACACCTCCCCACACCTGGGGCTGTTTCTGCACTCCCCAGAACGCAGACCCCGTGCTAAAGAGGACGTCCgagctctcctttccctgtAGGGCTGGCAGCGTCCAGCCGGGACGGGCCACAGGCACCGTGGAGCGAAGGCCTCGGCTCTCCCCCGGGGCAGAGGACAAGCCACTGCCGAAGGTTCGAGATGCCAGGGAGGGCCAGCGGGGCCCGGCCCGACACCGGCCGAGCGCACCCCGGGGGCTCCGGGGACTGCCCCGCGCTCAGCGCAGGAACGGGAGGCCCGGGCACcgccccagcagctcctcagagagcGCTCGCGCGCCTCCCCCGTCTCGGCGGCCCGGACGGCCACAACCGACGGCGCTACAGCCAaggcgggcgggcagcgggaCCCGCCCGGTCCCCCCGCACTCTCTCCCTCGCTCCCTCACTCACCCGCTCGTGGAAGATCGACTCCATGTTTACTGTGGCGGCCGCAGCCCCCACCGCACGTGACCCGCCCGGCCAATCGCAGCGCCCACCGCCGCCCTGCCGCGCAGGGCAGGCCTCGCTGGCtgcgcccggcccggcccggccgccgcgCTGGCGCCCCCTGCCGGGGAGGAGGCCGGCGGGCTGAGCCGCCGCTGCTGTCCGCCAGCGCCCCCGCGCGGCAGCGACACGAGCCGGCCCGCTCCTCCGCCGGAGAGCCCCGCACAGGCCCCGGTGCCGCTTCGCTCatcccggccccggccccggtaCCGCTTCTCCCGGCACCGCTCCTCCGCCGGAGAGCCCCGCACCGACCCCGGTGCCGCTCCTCCCCGCACCGGCCCGGTACTGCTCACCCCGCACTGAGCGGAGCAGCGCCCGACACCGCTcctcctgctcaccctcctgGTCCGCTCACAAAGCTGCAGTAACTGCTTACCACTACTCCAAACAAGCCTACAGAAGAAACCCAGAAAGAAACTTAACCAGGTTCGGTAGCTGTCAAGCACATTCTGGGATTATAGAAGTGTTCCCTTAAAGGCTAGCTCATGAAATAGCTATAAATACATGCATTCCACACCACACACAACAATAACAACTGtggccatgatattttctgaaaaatccctttgccaggatttttctcctgagaagcctcagaggaaaagaaaaacaatagttatctgctgctgtggaatgcaagaGGTGCATCTTTaattggtctcatgtggttgtttttaattaatggccaatcacagtccagctgtcttggactctctggtcagccacaagattttattattcattcctttctattcctttcaagccttctgatgaaatcctttcttcttttagtaAGCTtcagtatataattttcttttaatataatatatatcaccaaacaataaatcagccttctgaaacatggagtcaaggttctcatctcttcccttgtcctgggacccctgtgaacaccaccatATTCAACATAAATGATTTTTGCATAGTTTATTCTatatttcttcctctcctttccagagtagggaaaaaaattttttcaaCGCTTATGGACTAATGGAATTCCTGAACACATATTAATTATGTAATTAAATCAACTTCAAAAAGTAACACCAGAAATTAAACTAGCACATAAATTGCAGATGTCCTTTACTGTAGTATCCTCTCAGGGTGAAAACCATATTCCTGTTCTTTCAATATGTGAGGGAAGATGATGAATCAAACAAAAATGTCTTCCCTTTCATCATCAGCTTTTATCTCCATGTCACCTCTTCACCAGGCTTCAACTCCctgtgtagaaaaaaaaaaacaagacagaAGAGACTAAAATTAGTATCTTTCTTTTTagaataattattaataaatgtAAGTGCTTATTTGTGTTAGTTTATATTCAACAATACCTTCATTTTGAGATTTATGTAAAAATTTAACTTTCCTTGCAATTGCTGTCAGTTAAACATCTTTCCATAGTGATAAACTTCCTCCTTTCTTTCAAAAGCTTCAATGCATTGAGTCCTCTGATTTCCATTCATTTAATTGGAAGCACAGATCACCTGACTTCTAAGGAGTTAGGAGACTTTTAGCTGGatccaaaatgaaaaatactaactctttgaaatataattatttattactttAGGGGAAAGAGAGGTGTGAAAGAAGAAGGAATTTTTACAAGACGCTGACACAGCAGCCCAACTTCACTAACAAATACATTAAGAAAAGTGCTAATATACCAGGGGGGTAGATTATGTCAAAAGCTTTCTTTCTTACTCAAAATTAATTTAGGTGAGGCcagagttggaaaaaaaaaatccactggcACACAAACTGATAGCACTACTACTATCATTTTATGCAATATGACTTTTCTCCCCTCTTCTTTTGTTACCTGATAATCTAATACAGAATTAAACTGACACAGATGAATCAGTGTCTGAAGTTTTCTGATGGAAATCAGAAAGTTTTCTGAGGAGTCACAGCCAGAAAACCCAAACTGATCAGTGCATAAAATCACATAATTCAGGGAAGATATAGCAGCATGTATGTTAATTTTCAAGAACTTTGTGATTATTTTGAAGTAACACACTATTATTATAAAAGAATTTGGTTGAAAAGTGCTgtgataattttaaatttaagagAGAAGATTAAAACTCAAGCACTGTGTTTCTTGCTGAAGTTATAAAGTCAAAATCATGGTTTCCATATCTCATGACCAAGAGATTTACAGTCATTAACAGCACCTAATGATCCTTTCTTTCATGAAGGTAGCTCCTAAAGattccattttcagaaggtATTACTGACCTAAAACACTTCATGAATGCTTGATATTTTTAggcctttctttcctttttttggttaCATTCATAACTAAAAAAGAACTGAGAAACACTTTGAAAAATaagtatatatgtatataagaAGCATCATAAAGCAGACCTTTTATATAAGCAGCTCTTGTTTCTGAAGGCAGACAATCTTTCATCATTCCATCTGTCCAAATAGCATCCAATCACAAATCCTAAGGGAACAAGGATGTGAACCCAGTGTTCACGCACAGCTTGGGCGAAATTCACCATGACTGCTGGAAAGAAAAGTGGAACGGGTAAGAGGTGCTAATAAATCTGCACTTGGAAACTGTTGCATGCTTGGCACCTTTACTCTCACTTATTAGGATTCTACAATGACATAATATACATGAGGACTATCAAAAACTTCCTAGGAGACACATACTGTTCTCAAACCCATACCTGGGTTTCTTAGAAATAAAGATAACTGCTGAGCCTGGGAAAAAGGATTTCATCCTAAAACAGGAGAGAAATAGAACATCTCTTTAATTTACTCAGTAAAGCAACTCTATAGAAGTTTGCTGCTCTGTAGAACATTAGAAACACTTTCATAATCTCAATTCCTGTAGAAGGACACTTTATTATCTGTATCAAGCCTCAAAGACAAGTTGTATATTTAGTGGGGAGCTGCCAGATAAGAAAGGACATTTCTGAAATAAGGAAGAACATT
Proteins encoded:
- the NDUFB1 gene encoding NADH dehydrogenase [ubiquinone] 1 beta subcomplex subunit 1; amino-acid sequence: MVNFAQAVREHWVHILVPLGFVIGCYLDRWNDERLSAFRNKSCLYKRELKPGEEVTWR